The DNA sequence TCCGGCACTCGTGCTGGCGGGCCCCGCGCAGGCGCACCAGCTCGGTGAGGACCGGGTCCAGCAGCGGCAAGCGCGCCACGGCGCCGACATACTCGCCGACGGTGGGCCAGAGGCCGTCCACTTCGTCGACATCGGCAGGCCACTCCCCCGCGCCGTAGAACAGCTCCGCCAGCGTCCGGCGCACGCGCGGCACCCAGTCGGCCGCATACACAGCGAGGGCGAACTCACCGGCCCGGCCGCCGAGCACCGCCTCGAGATCCGCGCGCTGCGCGGCGGTGACCGCCGACACGTCGAGGCTGAACTGCTCGGCGAACGCCGCGGCGGCCGGTTCCGCCGTGGGCGTCGAGACCGACGCGAGAGGTTCGAGACCGAGCGCTCCGGCGCAAGTCACGCGGGCCAGCGCCGTCAATCCGGCCATGCGGGGCACCACGCCGCAGGCCAGCCGGTCGAGCACCGCGGCGGCCTCCGGCGCGACGTCGACGAGCACCTCGCGCGCGGT is a window from the Tomitella gaofuii genome containing:
- a CDS encoding carboxymuconolactone decarboxylase family protein, with the protein product MSSEWERTAREVLVDVAPEAAAVLDRLACGVVPRMAGLTALARVTCAGALGLEPLASVSTPTAEPAAAAFAEQFSLDVSAVTAAQRADLEAVLGGRAGEFALAVYAADWVPRVRRTLAELFYGAGEWPADVDEVDGLWPTVGEYVGAVARLPLLDPVLTELVRLRGARQHECRMCKSLRSASAMAAGADESLFDAIDDYEHAAFTPRRRIALELTDAMIWQPAYLPAGMLANVREHFSPAEAVELVLDISRNAVNKVAVSQDRDQARMPGGLQSYEVHADGTIEYGEPIRLG